A region of the Vibrio chagasii genome:
ATGTCGCCTTTAGCGTTCATACCTTGAAAGCCAGCCACAATCACAATCTGATTGTCGTCTAACAAGGTTTGAATAGGAGTAGTATCAATACGCTCGATCGTCGCATTGTTATGATTAGAATCGGTGTGAATCCCAGCTTGATAGCCCGTCATCGATGTCGCTTCATAACCTAACTTGTGCAGCGTCATCGCCAACAGTGCCATGGAAACTTGTTCTCCTGCAGTTAACAACACATCCAATTCTCTAGCATTTGGTACGCTATCGATTTGAGTGGCTAAGTTAACCAACCGATTCGTTTCTCCTGACATAGCAGAGACCACAACCACAACCTGATTGCCTTCATTTTTCGCTTCAATGATTTTCTCTGCTACATGTTGGATTCGTTCTATTGAACCCACTGACGTTCCGCCAAACTTCTGCACGATAAGAGGCATTTTCACCCGTCCTCACCTTCCCAAGACCAATGTCTATATATGACAAAAAAACACACGCTCCGCGTCATGGCGAAGCAATAAAAAATTAACCAAGAAGTCTAACATTGACATTAGACTTCTTGGTTAATCTCAATCAAACCTGGTTTAGACACTCTTCCAATAGGCAAAATAAAAGATGCCCAATCAACTGATTGGGCATCTTTGTATCAATTACTTAAGCTTAAAGACGCTCTTCTAGCCAAGTACGTACAGATTTAAGCGCTTCAGGTAGTGCTTCAACGTCAGTACCGCCCGCTTGAGCCATATCTGGACGACCGCCACCTTTACCGCCAACTTGCTCAGCAACCATCTTAACGAGATCACCAGCTTTTACTTTGCCGATAAGGTCTTTAGTTACACCAGCAATCAAGCCAACTTTACCGTCTGCTACGTTAGCGATCAGGATGATGCCGCTACCCACTTGGTTTTTAGCATTATCAACCATAGTACGTAGGTTCTTGTTGTCTGCACCTTCAATAGCAGCAACCAGTACCTTAGTACCAGAGATCTCTTCTACTTTGCCCATGATGTTTGCACTTTCTGCTGCAGCCATCTTTTCTTTAAGTAGTTGGATTTCTTTCTCTAGAGATTTCGCTTTCTTAGCTGACTCAGCCAGTTTCTCTTCGTAAGCGTTAGCTTGAGCTTCTACTGCATCTAGTGCAGCTTCACCCGTTACCGCTTCGATACGACGAATACCCGCTGCGATACCACCTTCAGAAGTGATCTTGAATAGACCAATATCACCTGTGTTTGAAGCGTGAATACCACCACAAAGCTCAGTAGAGAAATCGCCCATAGACAGAACGCGAACTTCATCATCGTACTTCTCGCCAAACAGTGCCATTGCACCTTTTTCTTTCGCTGACTCGATGTCCATGATGTTGGTTTCAATTGCATGGTTCTTACGAACTTGTGCGTTAACCAAACGCTCTACTTCTTTAATCTGTGCCGGTGTTACCGCTTCAAGGTTAGAGAAATCAAAACGTAGGTTGTCTGGCTTAACCAAAGAACCTTTCTGAGCAACGTGCTCACCAAGCACTTCGCGCAGTGCAGCGTGAAGTAAGTGAGTTGCAGAGTGGTTTAGTGAGATAGCAGCACGACGCTCAGCGTCTACTGTTGCTTCTACTTTATCGCCTTTCGCGAACACACCTTCAACTAGCTCACCGTGGTGTGCAAATGCGTTACCTAGCTTTTGAGTGTCTTCAACTTTGAAAAGACCAGACGCAGTTTTTAGCGTACCGGTATCACCACATTGACCGCCTGATTCCGCGTAGAATGGGGTTTCCTCAAGGATGATGATTGCTTTATCGCCCGCAGACAGAGAAGCAACCTCTTCGCCTTCAACGAACAGTGCAGAGATCTCACCAGCACCTTCTGTACCTGTGTAGCCACAGAACTCAGTGTTAGTTTCCACTTTAATCGTCGCGTTGTAGTCAGTACCGAATTGGCCTGCTTCACGTGCACGCTGACGCTGAACTTCCATCGCCTTCTCGAAGCCTTCTTCATCAATGGTGAAGTCACGCTCACGAGCTACGTCGTTAGTTAAATCAGCTGGGAAGCCGTAGGTATCGTAAAGTTTGAATACTGTTTCACCGTCTAGCTCTTTGCCTTCAAGAGCGTCTAGTGCTTCGTTCAGGATAACCATGCCGCGCTCTAGTGTGCGACCAAAGTTCTCTTCTTCGATACGAAGTACTTTTTCAACAAGCTCTTGTTGCTTCTTCAGCTCGTCTGCTGCAGAACCCATCACTTCAGCTAGTACACCCACAAGTTTGTGGAAGAATACGCCTTGTGCACCTAGCTTGTTACCGTGACGAACTGCACGACGGATAATACGACGTAGAACGTAACCACGACCTTCGTTTGAAGGCATAACGCCATCAGCGATCAGGAATGAACAAGAACGGATGTGGTCAGCGATAACGCGTAGCGACTGGTTTGATAGGTCTTCGTAACCGATCGTTTCAGCCGTTGCTTTGATTAGCTTTTGGAATACATCGATTTCGTAGTTTGAGTGTACGCCTTGCATGATTGCAGAGATACGCTCAATACCCATACCTGTATCAACAGCAGGCTTAGGTAGCGGTTCCATTGTGCCGTCTGCGTGACGGTTGAACTGCATGAATACGTTGTTCCAGATCTCGATGAAACGGTCACCATCTTCTTCAGGAGTGCCTGGACGGCCGCCCCAAATGTGTTCACCGTGATCGTAGAAAATCTCAGTACATGGACCACAAGGACCTGTGTCACCCATTGTCCAGAAGTTGTCAGACTCGAACTGTTTACCGCCTTCTTTGTCGCCAATGCGAACGATACGGTCAGCAGGTACACCTACTTTCTTGTTCCAGATATCGAATGCTTCGTCATCTGTCTCGTATACCGTTACCAATAGACGATCTTTTGGCAGTTGTAGAGTTTCTGTTAGGAATTCCCAAGCAAACGCAATCGCGTCTTCTTTGAAGTAGTCACCAAAGCTGAAGTTACCAAGCATTTCAAAGAATGTGTGGTGACGAGCCGTGAAACCTACGTTTTCAAGGTCATTGTGTTTACCGCCAGCACGTACACAACGTTGAGCCGTAGTCGCTCGAGTGTAGGCACGCTTCTCGGCGCCTAAGAAACAATCTTTGAATTGGTTCATACCTGCGTTAGTGAATAGCAGGGTTGGATCGTTATGTGGAACTAACGATGAACTGTCTACGATTTGGTGTCCTTTGCTCTCAAAGAACTTAAGGAACGCGTTGCGAACCTCATCAGTGCTCATGTACATGCAGCTCTTCCTGAAAATAGTCGAGTTAGAATTTTGCCGTATTGTAGATCATGGTTAAGGCTTCGACTAGTTTTCTTGTAGAAAAGACGCCCTTGGGTAGGATTTTAGTTGGAATTAGCGAAAATGAAGAATATTCCACTAGGTTGTACCAAGTAGATATGAAGAAAACCGGTGTGATGAATGTTTATGGGGGAGGCTTCAATCAACTCTGATAAGTAAGAGAACGCACTGGGTATTACTGACTATGGAAGGCTAGCGCTTAGTGCAGATATGATTGAACTCTTCACTATTATTGGCAGAGAACAGATAAAGAAAATCATCTTCCAATTCAATATCATATTGAATCGTAAAACCCTTATACAGCGCCTGATTACGATTGATCATGTCATTCGGGTGTTTATGCCTGAAGTTCACTTCATTAAATACCATATCTAAATGATTATCTTGCAATGTATATTTTCCGACAAACACTACCTCTGCCGTTTCGACTGCCCCCTGCTGATTCACGGTTTGAATCCTATCGCTGACAAAAAAATCTTCGTCAGAACTAAATGAGTACAGCATAAATTCATTCAACTCAGAGTACTGCGCATACGATGACGTAACAAAACCCACATGTTTAAGGTTACACGCCCATTGACTCCCTCTTAAAGAGATCGGTTGAATGAGTAATACGATTGCCAGAATAAATACACCTAGCGCTGTAATCAGGACAAAAATTGCAGGCTTAGATTTTATCAATGCGTGACACCTTGTATCTGATTCTATTCTTTACTTACTTGCCTGTCATTCACGGCAAGCATCTGAATTATAAGCGTAGACCGAAACCAACTAAGGTTCAGCAAAATCTTGTAATCCATAAAGTTTCGCCTAATTAACAGTGAAGCCTCGGTGCCCAAAATTCACCAAGGCTCCCACTATGATTAAGCTTTTAGAGCTTCCACAATAGCGTTGTAGTTTGGTTCTTCAGTTACTTCCGAAACCAATTCGCTATGCAAAACGACGTTGTTCGCATCTAGTAGAATAACTGCACGAGCTGACAAGCCAGATAGTGCATGCTCTTCAAACTGAGTACCGAATGCTTTTAATAGCTCTGGATTTTTGAATACCGATAGCTGCTCAATGCCTTTCACACCTTCGCTCTCTTGGTAGCGAGCAAGCGCAAATGGTAGATCGGTTGAAACCGTATATACATCTACTGACTCAGATTTTAGCTCTGCTAGTTCAGAGATCACCTTAGTACTGCTTGAACATACTGGTGTATCAACGCTTGGGAACAAGTAGATCAGTTTAAAATCAGCTTGTTTTTCTGAAATCGTTAGTGGTGCTAACGATACCGATGTCATTGCTGGTGTAGTAAGTACTTCACCTTTTTGTGGGAAGTCACCTGCTAGTGCGATTTTATCGCCCATAAATGTCACTGTGTTCATGTTTATTCCTTTCAATGTAATTCTAAAAATGGCTGTTGTAGCTGACTGTGTTGCTATTATCTAAAGACATTCAAATCGAACATCTCTTATCTATATGTCATTCGTAATTTGCACCTGCGAAATCAGTAAAAACGTTTATTAACGCTCGGGCGCAAATTCAACGCTTAGGCAGCTTCGATTACTTTTCGTATTTGATTGAGGATAGGAACCGCATCGTCGAAACCAACAGAAAGAGAGAAATCAATTTCTTGATCAATATGCTGCTGAGCAACCTTGAGTAAGGTCACCTTGTCGCAGCGCTCAAGGCTCTTCTCTTTATCGGCAAAAATCTTAGTAAGAGACTGAACAACATCCAGTTGAAAGGACTCTATGGAAGTGACGTACTTATACTCTTGCAACAGCTGATTCACCGATTGAGAGTTTTTCTGTTTAATTTCTGGCATCCTAATTACCTTTAAAACAACGATTAGAAGTCAAGCTATCACCCAAACTCGAGGCGGCATTACGTTAGCAACCAGCCCTCGTTCTCACCACAAACCATTGCCAAACAAAAACATAACCACATAGCTAAATGTAATCTTTATATAACCAATGAGATTTTACAGTTACAGACAGCCCTCCTATGCTTAAAGTACCGCCCGCCAAAATGAACTTCATTAAAATTACTAAGCCCATGAATCAAATGCGTAATATCACCGATTCCGTCACTATTGATATTGAGATAAGGACGCTGACTCACCATCCAGCGGATATCACGGTCAGCATGCGCCCTCTACCGTTCAAGGTTCTGTTGTACTTGTTAAAGCACCAAGATAGATGCGTTTCGCGAGAGGAGTTGTTTGAAGAGTGTTGGCAAGGTGTGTTGGTTACCGATCAGTCCCTAACCAACACCATTAGTTATATTCGAAAAGTATTCAAAAAATTAGACACTAACGAGCTAGAACTCAAAACAATCAGTAAGCAAGGTTACTTATTGGTGATTTCACCAAAGCAACAAGCTCTGAAGGTTGAAGAAATTAAGCCTTTCGTTGATGCTGAAGTGCAACTTGAATTGGCGGATGCAGGCACTAGCATTGATGAAGAAAAAATAAGCCCAGATTTACAGCAACCAGTCAGTACTCAGAAAACGAAAACCAAGTTTCCTCGTCAATTTACGTTAAATTTATGTGCCCTGTGGCTTGGCATCATATTGGTCGCCTACTACGATATTCATTACAACAAAGAGCAAGCGCCATTTTTAGATAAAGACAACTACCAGTCCTATTCCTTTGGTAGTGCCACGCTTTATGTTCATGACCAATCAAATACAATCACTGCACCCGAAATGACCTCATACATCGATCACCTCGAGCTATCGCAGTGCAATGTAAAAAGTATCTACATTCGCATCACTAATTCAGCTTTCCGAGACAACATCATTTCAATGTATGCTTTTGTTTTTACCAACAATCGAAAGAGTCAAAATATCTTCAAACAGAAACTAGATGGCCTCAATATTTACCCATCCATTATTACTCCTTTACTGGATTCCTTTTACTGCAAAGGTAAGCCACAGCAATAATAGTTCCAGCCCTTGGAAAGTTGTACAGCTTAGTTTCAGGTGGGGTAGTAACGTGCAAAAGCGCCGATGAGAACTGAGGAAATGTAGCCACAATGTGTCCACTAATAAAAAAGCCCCGCATACAATGCGAGGCTTAAAGTTCTTAGCTAAGAGCAACGATTTAGATTAAAACTCTTCGTTCTCTTCTTCTTTTTCTACTTCTTTCTCGTCAAGAACAGCAGGAGTCAGTAGTAGTTCACGAAGTTTAGTATCTAGCTCTAGAGCGATCTCTGGGTTTTCACGTAGGAACTTACAAGAGTTCGATTTACCTTGACCGATCTTATCGCCTTTGTAGCTGTACCAAGCGCCAGCTTTATCAACTAACTTGTTCTTAACACCTAGGTCAATCAGCTCACCTTCGCGGTTAAAACCCTGGCCGTATAAGATTTGAGTTTCAGCTTGTTTAAACGGTGCAGCAATCTTGTTCTTAACAACCTTAATGCGCGTTTCGTTACCAACGATCTCGTCACCTTCTTTGATAGAACCAGTACGACGAATATCAAGACGAACCGATGCGTAGAACTTAAGTGCGTTACCACCCGTTGTTGTTTCTGGGTTACCAAACATTACACCAATCTTCATACGGATTTGGTTAATGAAGATACACATACAGTTAGACTGCTTAAGGTTACCAGTCAGCTTACGCATTGCCTGAGAAAGCATACGAGCTTGAAGACCCATGTGGCTGTCACCCATTTCGCCTTCGATTTCAGCTTTTGGTGTTAGTGCTGCTACTGAATCGACAACCAATACGTCGATAGCACCAGAACGCGCTAGAGCATCACAAATTTCTAGAGCTTGTTCACCAGTATCCGGTTGAGAAACAAGAAGTGCATCGATATCAACACCAAGCTTTTGAGCGTAAATAGGGTCTAGTGCGTGCTCAGCATCAACGAAAGCACAGGTTTTACCTACTTTTTGTGCTGCAGCGATCAGCTCAAGTGTTAGCGTTGTTTTACCTGAAGATTCTGGACCGTAGATTTCAACGATACGACCCATCGGTAGACCACCAGCACCTAGTGCGATATCTAGAGATAGAGAACCAGTAGAAATCGTTTCTACATCCATTGTACGGTTGTCACCAAGACGCATGATAGAGCCTTTACCAAATTGTTTTTCAATCTGACCAAGGGCTGCGGCTAACGCTTTTTGTTTATTCTCGTCCATTACTATCTCCAGGTAATCGGTTGTCGTGAAACAAGCGATTTAGAATCTATTTCTAACCCACATAGGGATGACTAATTGGCTTTTATTATACTGTTGATTCATACAGTGTCTATACCTGTATGAAAATAATTTGTACAAATGTTACTTGTCTTCCATTGATAGGTAATCATAAATAACTTGCAGAGCATGGTGGGTGGCTTGTTGGCGTACTTGTGATCTGTCACCATCAAATACATGCGTTTCCACTTTATTCAAACCACTTAGCGCTTTCCAAGCAAAGCATACCGTTCCTACGAGCTTCTCTTTTGTACCGCCGCCAGGGCCTGCAATACCACTAATTGACACCGCGATGGTTCCGTTCGAATGCTCTAGCGCTCCTTTAGCCATTTCGATGACGACAGGTTCACTGACCGCACCAAATTCCACTAAGGTTTCTAACTGTACGCCAATCATCTCTTGTTTGGCTTCATTGCTATACGTGACAAAAGCGCGATCAAACCAAGCAGAACTGCCCGCGATATCCGTTACCGCACTTGCTACACCGCCACCAGTACAAGATTCGGCGGTGACCAACACCTGATTGTGCTCTGCAAGCAACAGTCCGAGTTTTTCACTAAGATCTTGAGTCATCTGCATTGTCAGCTTCCCTTTATTTACCATTAGAACATTTGGATGCGCATCTTTTCGCTTCAGCCGCTTTTCGCACGAAACGCTTTCACGTATCCTAAGCCGCAATAGAAATAAACGAAAGAAGTTAACTGTGAAAGCCGATCAAAAACATACTCCCATGATGCAGCAGTACCTAAAACTGAAGGCAGAAAACCCAGAAATTCTGCTGTTCTACCGCATGGGCGATTTCTACGAGCTTTTCTACGATGACGCAAAAAAAGCGTCTCAACTCCTCGATATTTCACTGACTAAACGCGGCTCTTCAAATGGTGAGCCAATCCCAATGGCCGGTGTCCCATACCATGCCGTTGAGGGGTACCTAGCAAAGTTAGTGCAACTCGGTGAATCCGTAGCAATTTGTGAACAGATTGGTAATCCAGCACTTTCAAAAGGCCCTGTAGAGCGT
Encoded here:
- the tpx gene encoding thiol peroxidase, with amino-acid sequence MNTVTFMGDKIALAGDFPQKGEVLTTPAMTSVSLAPLTISEKQADFKLIYLFPSVDTPVCSSSTKVISELAELKSESVDVYTVSTDLPFALARYQESEGVKGIEQLSVFKNPELLKAFGTQFEEHALSGLSARAVILLDANNVVLHSELVSEVTEEPNYNAIVEALKA
- the alaS gene encoding alanine--tRNA ligase; amino-acid sequence: MYMSTDEVRNAFLKFFESKGHQIVDSSSLVPHNDPTLLFTNAGMNQFKDCFLGAEKRAYTRATTAQRCVRAGGKHNDLENVGFTARHHTFFEMLGNFSFGDYFKEDAIAFAWEFLTETLQLPKDRLLVTVYETDDEAFDIWNKKVGVPADRIVRIGDKEGGKQFESDNFWTMGDTGPCGPCTEIFYDHGEHIWGGRPGTPEEDGDRFIEIWNNVFMQFNRHADGTMEPLPKPAVDTGMGIERISAIMQGVHSNYEIDVFQKLIKATAETIGYEDLSNQSLRVIADHIRSCSFLIADGVMPSNEGRGYVLRRIIRRAVRHGNKLGAQGVFFHKLVGVLAEVMGSAADELKKQQELVEKVLRIEEENFGRTLERGMVILNEALDALEGKELDGETVFKLYDTYGFPADLTNDVARERDFTIDEEGFEKAMEVQRQRAREAGQFGTDYNATIKVETNTEFCGYTGTEGAGEISALFVEGEEVASLSAGDKAIIILEETPFYAESGGQCGDTGTLKTASGLFKVEDTQKLGNAFAHHGELVEGVFAKGDKVEATVDAERRAAISLNHSATHLLHAALREVLGEHVAQKGSLVKPDNLRFDFSNLEAVTPAQIKEVERLVNAQVRKNHAIETNIMDIESAKEKGAMALFGEKYDDEVRVLSMGDFSTELCGGIHASNTGDIGLFKITSEGGIAAGIRRIEAVTGEAALDAVEAQANAYEEKLAESAKKAKSLEKEIQLLKEKMAAAESANIMGKVEEISGTKVLVAAIEGADNKNLRTMVDNAKNQVGSGIILIANVADGKVGLIAGVTKDLIGKVKAGDLVKMVAEQVGGKGGGRPDMAQAGGTDVEALPEALKSVRTWLEERL
- the pncC gene encoding nicotinamide-nucleotide amidase; amino-acid sequence: MQMTQDLSEKLGLLLAEHNQVLVTAESCTGGGVASAVTDIAGSSAWFDRAFVTYSNEAKQEMIGVQLETLVEFGAVSEPVVIEMAKGALEHSNGTIAVSISGIAGPGGGTKEKLVGTVCFAWKALSGLNKVETHVFDGDRSQVRQQATHHALQVIYDYLSMEDK
- the recA gene encoding recombinase RecA — encoded protein: MDENKQKALAAALGQIEKQFGKGSIMRLGDNRTMDVETISTGSLSLDIALGAGGLPMGRIVEIYGPESSGKTTLTLELIAAAQKVGKTCAFVDAEHALDPIYAQKLGVDIDALLVSQPDTGEQALEICDALARSGAIDVLVVDSVAALTPKAEIEGEMGDSHMGLQARMLSQAMRKLTGNLKQSNCMCIFINQIRMKIGVMFGNPETTTGGNALKFYASVRLDIRRTGSIKEGDEIVGNETRIKVVKNKIAAPFKQAETQILYGQGFNREGELIDLGVKNKLVDKAGAWYSYKGDKIGQGKSNSCKFLRENPEIALELDTKLRELLLTPAVLDEKEVEKEEENEEF
- a CDS encoding winged helix-turn-helix domain-containing protein gives rise to the protein MRNITDSVTIDIEIRTLTHHPADITVSMRPLPFKVLLYLLKHQDRCVSREELFEECWQGVLVTDQSLTNTISYIRKVFKKLDTNELELKTISKQGYLLVISPKQQALKVEEIKPFVDAEVQLELADAGTSIDEEKISPDLQQPVSTQKTKTKFPRQFTLNLCALWLGIILVAYYDIHYNKEQAPFLDKDNYQSYSFGSATLYVHDQSNTITAPEMTSYIDHLELSQCNVKSIYIRITNSAFRDNIISMYAFVFTNNRKSQNIFKQKLDGLNIYPSIITPLLDSFYCKGKPQQ